In the genome of Magnolia sinica isolate HGM2019 chromosome 2, MsV1, whole genome shotgun sequence, one region contains:
- the LOC131235719 gene encoding wax ester synthase/diacylglycerol acyltransferase 4-like, with product MASNQKTNAFLAEEEFQPASPSSEYLNSSVLSLTILAVFESEIPIDDSATITLLRDQFLPINTRFSSILVRDEKGRQVWKRAHIHIEDHVKVPHFPAGLPPDSYDGYLQDYLSKIALEQLPNNRPLWEIHIIKYPTSDAPGTIVFKLHHALGDGFSLMGALFSYLKRADDPSLPLTFPSSYSSKTGSETSRGSIFHICNKVSNIVAGCWYTASDFVSSVLHSTLLEDDRTVIRSGTPQVEFKPISISTVTFSLDRVREIKSRIAGTVNDVVVGVIFYAIQLYKQKMVGHRSDGGERMTALVLLNTRMINGYQSVNDMLSQKTWGNHFTFLPIPIPCCKDTDNENPLKFINKAKETIKRKKNSLAVYLTGRLLDTLRSIRGPKAVSRYSHSTLKNTSIAISHMVGPKEKLAIGGHPIKGLYFTVVGAPQSLALTILSYMGNLRVMVAAEKGFINSQLLVSCLKEAYHNIYREACGIEITETK from the exons ATGGCTTCAAATCAAAAAACCAATGCATTCCTTGCAGAAGAAGAGTTCCAACCAGCAAGCCCTTCTTCAGAATACCTCAATAGCTCAGTCCTCTCTCTCACCATTCTCGCCGTCTTTGAATCGGAAATACCCATCGACGATTCTGCCACCATCACATTACTCAGGGACCAGTTCCTACCAATCAACACGCGCTTCTCTTCAATCCTCGTTAGGGATGAAAAAGGACGCCAGGTATGGAAAAGAGCCCATATTCATATCGAAGATCACGTAAAAGTCCCACACTTCCCAGCAGGATTACCTCCCGATTCCTATGATGGTTACTTACAAGATTACTTATCAAAGATAGCGTTGGAACAGCTTCCCAATAACCGTCCGTTGTGGGAAATCCACATAATCAAGTACCCCACAAGCGATGCACCAGGGACCATAGTGTTCAAGCTGCACCATGCACTTGGAGATGGATTCTCTCTAATGGGTGCTTTGTTTTCTTACCTTAAGAGAGCCGACGATCCATCTCTTCCTCTCACCTTCCCTTCTTCTTATTCATCTAAGACGGGTTCGGAGACATCACGTGGGTCGATCTTCCACATATGCAACAAAGTTTCCAACATTGTTGCTGGTTGTTGGTACACTGCTTCCGATTTCGTTTCGAGCGTACTGCATAGTACTTTGTTGGAAGATGATCGGACGGTCATCCGTTCTGGAACGCCCCAAGTCGAGTTTAAGCCGATTTCTATCTCGACCGTTACCTTCTCCCTCGATCGTGTGCGCGAAATTAAGTCCAGAATCGCAGGA ACAGTGAATGATGTAGTGGTTGGGGTAATATTCTACGCAATCCAGTTATACAAGcagaagatggtgggccacagaagtgATGGAGGAGAACGTATGACAGCATTGGTGTTGCTGAACACAAGGATGATCAACGGTTACCAGAGCGTCAATGATATGTTAAGTCAGAAGACATGGGGCAACCATTTCACCTTTCTGCCCATACCTATCCCTTGTTGCAAGGATACAGACAATGAAAATCCCTTGAAATTCATCAACAAAGCCAAGGAAACCATCAAGAGAAAGAAAAACTCACTGGCCGTTTATCTAACTGGTAGACTACTAGACACGTTGAGAAGCATTCGAGGCCCCAAG GCTGTTTCTCGATACTCCCACTCGACCCTAAAGAACACAAGCATCGCAATttcacatatggtgggccccaaggagAAGCTGGCGATAGGAGGGCATCCAATAAAGGGCCTCTACTTCACTGTGGTGGGCGCCCCTCAG AGTTTGGCTCTAACAATACTGAGTTACATGGGGAATTTGAGGGTTATGGTAGCAGCTGAGAAAGGATTTATTAACTCCCAACTGCTCGTATCTTGCCTGAAAGAAGCCTACCACAACATCTACAGAGAGGCTTGTGGTATTGAAATCACTGAAACCAAATGA